In one Oceanotoga teriensis genomic region, the following are encoded:
- a CDS encoding outer membrane beta-barrel protein has protein sequence MKKLMFILSAVLVMGSAFASNVEVLGGGTFNTYNYKLNDASEASVEDLTKGFGGYAGVAYTFWEGVGVEGGVDYFNSNYKKDDKKASENTFGPYAAVKYTYNFAEMPLSLNAKVGGAYYFNKLDDKINSVETERNGLGLIAGAGLGYNFTENFKVGLNGSYRLAKLADKDNKDNKMDFSGFRAGLEFSYEF, from the coding sequence ATGAAAAAACTAATGTTTATATTATCAGCTGTATTAGTTATGGGATCAGCATTTGCTTCTAACGTAGAAGTTTTAGGTGGAGGAACATTTAATACATATAATTATAAATTAAATGATGCATCTGAAGCTTCAGTTGAAGATCTTACCAAAGGATTTGGTGGATATGCAGGAGTAGCTTACACTTTTTGGGAAGGTGTAGGAGTTGAAGGTGGAGTAGATTATTTTAATTCTAATTACAAAAAAGATGATAAAAAAGCATCTGAAAATACATTTGGACCTTATGCAGCAGTAAAATATACATATAATTTTGCTGAAATGCCATTATCTTTAAATGCAAAAGTTGGTGGAGCATATTATTTCAACAAATTAGATGATAAAATAAACTCTGTTGAAACTGAAAGAAATGGATTAGGTTTGATTGCAGGTGCAGGTCTCGGATATAATTTCACAGAAAATTTTAAAGTAGGTTTAAATGGTTCATATAGACTTGCAAAATTAGCAGATAAAGATAATAAAGATAATAAAATGGATTTTTCAGGATTTAGAGCAGGATTAGAATTTTCATAT